A single region of the Streptomyces sp. AM 4-1-1 genome encodes:
- a CDS encoding chaplin, with protein MKNLKKAAAVTMIAGGIIAAGAGAASAAGHGAGAHGAAVNSPGVISGNTVQVPVDVPVNVVGNTINVVGLLNPAFGNLGVNG; from the coding sequence GTGAAGAACCTCAAGAAGGCCGCTGCCGTCACCATGATCGCGGGCGGGATCATCGCCGCCGGTGCCGGCGCGGCCTCCGCCGCCGGCCACGGCGCGGGGGCCCACGGCGCGGCCGTCAACTCCCCGGGCGTGATCAGCGGCAACACCGTCCAGGTCCCGGTGGACGTCCCGGTGAACGTGGTCGGCAACACCATCAACGTGGTCGGCCTGCTCAACCCCGCCTTCGGCAACCTCGGCGTGAACGGCTGA
- a CDS encoding response regulator transcription factor, whose translation MADRIIRVLLVDDHQVVRRGLRTFLEIQDDIEVVGEASDGAEGVAAAEQLRPDVVLMDIKMPGTDGIEALRGLRELDNPAKVLIVTSFTEQRTVVPALRAGASGYVYKDVDPDALAGAIRSVHAGHVLLQPEVAGALLAQEDAGGGTGRGSTLTEREREVLGLIADGRSNREIARALVLSEKTVKTHVSNILMKLDLSDRTQAALWAVRNGAAG comes from the coding sequence GTGGCTGACAGGATCATCCGGGTGCTGCTGGTCGACGACCATCAGGTGGTACGCCGGGGACTGCGGACGTTCCTGGAGATCCAGGACGACATAGAAGTGGTCGGGGAGGCGTCCGACGGCGCGGAGGGGGTCGCCGCCGCCGAGCAGCTGCGTCCCGACGTGGTGCTGATGGACATCAAGATGCCGGGCACCGACGGCATCGAGGCGCTGCGCGGGCTCCGGGAGCTGGACAACCCGGCGAAGGTGCTGATCGTCACCAGTTTCACCGAGCAGCGCACGGTGGTTCCCGCCCTGCGCGCGGGAGCGTCGGGTTACGTGTACAAGGACGTCGACCCGGACGCGCTGGCCGGTGCCATCCGCTCGGTGCACGCGGGCCATGTCCTGCTCCAGCCGGAGGTCGCGGGGGCCCTGCTGGCCCAGGAGGACGCGGGCGGTGGTACGGGCCGGGGGAGCACCCTCACCGAGCGGGAGCGCGAAGTGCTCGGCCTGATCGCCGACGGGCGTTCCAACCGGGAGATCGCCCGCGCGCTCGTGCTCTCCGAGAAGACCGTCAAGACGCATGTCTCGAACATCCTGATGAAGCTGGATCTCTCGGACAGGACCCAGGCGGCACTCTGGGCGGTCCGGAACGGGGCCGCGGGCTGA
- a CDS encoding GAF domain-containing sensor histidine kinase, with protein sequence MSHRPSSGLAAVSAALLAMSRHLETRDVLKTIVASARELLDAEYAALGVPDDHGGFAQFVVDGVSEEQWKAIGPLPRQHGILAAMLHDAKPERLADVREDPRFEGWPDAHPDMSDFLGLPVKDGDETIGALFLANKRCPRPLGGCGFTAEDEELLSILAQHAAIALTNARLYERSRELTIAEERSRLAHDLHDAVSQKLFSLRLTAQAAAALVDRDPSRAKDELQQVAALAAEAADELRAAVVELRPAALDDDGLVATLRTQARVLDRAHTARVTFESAGVRALPAAQEEALLRVSQEALHNALRHSGAAHVGVVLARRGRGTVLRITDDGRGFDPTAVRRAGRHLGLVSMRDRAGGVGGTLTVESAPGTGTTIEMEVPGG encoded by the coding sequence ATGAGCCATCGCCCCTCGTCGGGTCTCGCCGCGGTGAGTGCCGCGCTGCTCGCCATGAGCCGGCATCTCGAAACGCGTGACGTCCTCAAGACGATCGTGGCGTCCGCCCGCGAGCTGCTGGACGCCGAATACGCGGCTCTCGGTGTCCCCGACGACCACGGCGGCTTCGCCCAGTTCGTCGTCGACGGCGTCAGCGAGGAGCAGTGGAAGGCCATCGGGCCCCTGCCCCGGCAGCACGGCATCCTCGCCGCGATGCTCCACGACGCGAAGCCGGAACGCCTCGCGGACGTCCGTGAGGACCCGCGCTTCGAGGGCTGGCCCGACGCCCACCCGGACATGTCCGACTTCCTCGGGCTGCCCGTCAAGGACGGCGACGAGACCATCGGCGCCCTCTTCCTCGCGAACAAGCGCTGCCCCAGACCGCTGGGCGGCTGCGGCTTCACCGCCGAGGACGAGGAACTGCTCTCGATCCTGGCCCAGCACGCGGCCATCGCCCTCACCAACGCCCGCCTGTACGAGCGCAGCCGCGAACTCACCATCGCGGAGGAGCGCTCCAGGCTCGCCCACGACCTGCACGACGCGGTCAGCCAGAAACTGTTCTCGCTCCGTCTGACCGCCCAGGCGGCCGCCGCCCTGGTGGACCGCGATCCGAGCCGGGCCAAGGACGAGCTCCAGCAGGTCGCGGCCCTCGCCGCCGAAGCCGCGGACGAGCTCCGCGCGGCCGTGGTCGAGCTGCGCCCCGCCGCCCTCGACGACGACGGCCTCGTCGCCACCCTCCGCACCCAGGCCCGGGTCCTGGACCGCGCGCACACCGCCCGGGTCACCTTCGAGAGCGCCGGGGTGCGCGCCCTGCCCGCGGCTCAGGAGGAGGCGCTGCTGCGGGTCTCCCAGGAGGCCCTGCACAACGCGCTGCGTCACTCCGGGGCCGCGCACGTCGGGGTCGTACTCGCCCGGCGCGGCCGTGGCACGGTGCTGCGGATCACCGATGACGGCCGCGGCTTCGACCCCACGGCCGTCCGGCGGGCGGGCCGCCACCTGGGGCTGGTGTCGATGCGCGACCGCGCGGGCGGCGTCGGCGGAACGCTCACCGTTGAATCGGCGCCCGGCACGGGCACGACGATCGAGATGGAGGTCCCCGGTGGCTGA
- a CDS encoding transglycosylase SLT domain-containing protein, giving the protein MFASSILDRRRRLNKAQKLSVAGVSALGAAALAFSLVPGGSDAETEPQAVSAAPVTLSSTGTAQSKALQSSVIEKNSTAEQLVRAADLAKAKAAAQSKSASKAASAVKAEKKAPSKAKAGTKKRSAQAASRSVSRPALYSNNLDGWIREALDIMKAKGIPGSYEGLHRNIIRESSGNPKAINNWDVNAQNGIPSKGLLQVIPPTFNAFHVKGTPKNIYDPVANITAAANYAAGKYGSIDNVNSAY; this is encoded by the coding sequence ATGTTCGCGTCCAGCATCCTTGACCGTCGTCGACGTCTGAACAAGGCCCAGAAGCTCTCCGTCGCGGGAGTTTCCGCTCTCGGTGCCGCCGCTCTCGCCTTCTCCCTCGTCCCCGGTGGCTCGGACGCCGAGACCGAGCCGCAGGCGGTGTCCGCCGCTCCGGTGACCCTCTCCTCCACCGGCACGGCCCAGTCCAAGGCCCTGCAGTCGAGTGTCATCGAGAAGAACTCGACCGCCGAGCAGCTGGTGAGGGCCGCCGACCTGGCCAAGGCCAAGGCCGCCGCGCAGTCGAAGAGCGCCTCGAAGGCCGCGTCGGCCGTCAAGGCGGAGAAGAAGGCCCCGTCGAAGGCGAAGGCCGGCACGAAGAAGCGGTCGGCCCAGGCGGCCAGCCGCTCCGTCTCCCGCCCGGCCCTCTACTCGAACAACCTGGACGGCTGGATTCGCGAGGCCCTCGACATCATGAAGGCCAAGGGCATCCCGGGTTCGTACGAGGGGCTGCACCGCAACATCATCCGGGAGTCCAGCGGTAACCCGAAGGCGATCAACAACTGGGACGTCAACGCCCAGAACGGCATCCCGTCCAAGGGTCTGCTCCAGGTGATCCCGCCGACGTTCAACGCGTTCCACGTCAAGGGCACCCCGAAGAACATCTACGACCCGGTCGCCAACATCACCGCCGCGGCGAACTACGCCGCCGGTAAGTACGGCTCGATCGACAACGTGAACAGCGCGTACTGA
- a CDS encoding FHA domain-containing protein produces MNGRTWTLDPSRSYTLGRDPQGDLVIDDARVSWRHATISWGGRGWVIEDHGSTNGTYAQGQRVQRLELGAGFSVHLGNATDGPRLSLTGVPAAAGAYGGEGADTPPAPARQPAPPQHQPPVQPPYQQPVQPQYQQPAQGYQPQPGPQPGPPQQPQAWQQAPQAQPPQAQAQRPPQDQRPDRPQVPHQQQNQQAPPRTPGPGGDGVAGASAMYGDRSPTTFHQLDLGRVMRIGRALENELVVSDLQVSRHHAEFRATPDGRFEITDLGSHNGTYVNGQPLGKSGSALLGPNDIVGVGHSTFRLVGDHLEEFVDTGEVSFSARHLTVTVDGGKQILKDVSFGVPEKSLVAVIGPSGSGKSTLLKALTGYRPANEGDVLYDSRNLYKQFAELRQRIGLVPQDDILHKELTVAKALKYAARLRFPADTTEAEREARIHEVLAELKLDIHKGKKVSSLSGGQRKRVSVALELLTKPSLIFLDEPTSGLDPGMDRDVMQLLRGLADDGRTVLVVTHSVAELAICDKLLVMAPGGAVAYFGPPEEALNFFGYGSWADVFSAFENYRDYDWAGRWRGSQHYQLYAADLDAVAAQPAHMPSPQQTRPPKPQGWSTQLWTLMRRYVSVIASDKGFMGLMVILPAVIGVVSAVIPAEFGLAAPTPPHRFNSKAGTILLILTVGMCFSGSANSVRELIKERVIYERERATGLSRSAYLMSKVIVLGVITAIQGVILCGIGFATRDLPDEGLLMPPAVEMCVTIGALGFTSMMFGLVISSLVKTSEKTMPLLVMFAIIQVVFTGVLFQVYASPGLEQFAWLMPSRWAVAGAGTTLDLARLMPPWDTDNPTDLDPLWEHSVAQWGTDLMALLALGAVCGFVVARLLRRHEPEVMRK; encoded by the coding sequence ATGAACGGAAGAACCTGGACGCTCGATCCGTCCAGGTCGTACACCCTCGGACGTGATCCGCAGGGGGACCTCGTGATCGACGACGCCAGGGTGTCGTGGCGGCACGCCACGATCAGCTGGGGAGGCCGTGGCTGGGTCATCGAGGATCACGGCAGCACCAACGGTACGTACGCGCAGGGGCAGCGCGTCCAGCGGCTGGAGCTGGGAGCCGGATTCTCCGTACACCTGGGCAACGCGACCGACGGACCGAGGCTGAGCCTCACCGGCGTACCGGCGGCTGCCGGGGCGTACGGTGGCGAGGGCGCGGACACGCCCCCGGCCCCCGCGCGGCAGCCGGCACCGCCCCAGCACCAGCCACCGGTCCAGCCCCCGTACCAGCAGCCGGTCCAGCCGCAGTACCAGCAGCCCGCCCAGGGGTACCAGCCGCAGCCGGGCCCGCAGCCGGGCCCGCCGCAGCAGCCCCAGGCGTGGCAGCAGGCCCCTCAGGCCCAGCCACCCCAGGCTCAGGCGCAGCGCCCCCCGCAGGACCAGCGGCCGGACCGGCCCCAGGTCCCGCACCAGCAGCAGAACCAGCAGGCACCCCCGCGGACGCCCGGTCCGGGTGGCGACGGCGTCGCGGGGGCGTCGGCGATGTACGGCGACCGCAGCCCGACGACGTTCCACCAGCTCGACCTCGGCCGGGTGATGCGCATCGGCCGCGCGCTGGAGAACGAGCTGGTCGTCTCCGACCTCCAGGTCTCCCGGCACCACGCGGAGTTCCGCGCGACACCCGACGGCCGCTTCGAGATCACCGACCTCGGTTCCCACAACGGCACGTACGTCAACGGCCAGCCGCTCGGCAAGTCCGGCTCCGCGCTGCTCGGCCCGAACGACATCGTCGGTGTCGGACACTCGACCTTCCGGCTGGTCGGCGACCATCTGGAGGAGTTCGTCGACACCGGCGAGGTCTCCTTCTCGGCCCGTCACCTCACCGTGACGGTCGACGGCGGGAAGCAGATCCTCAAGGACGTCTCCTTCGGCGTCCCGGAGAAGTCCCTCGTCGCCGTCATCGGTCCGTCCGGCTCCGGCAAATCCACCCTGCTCAAGGCGCTCACCGGCTACCGCCCCGCCAACGAGGGCGATGTCCTCTACGACAGCCGGAACCTCTACAAGCAGTTCGCCGAGCTGCGCCAGCGCATCGGTCTGGTCCCGCAGGACGACATCCTGCACAAGGAGCTGACCGTCGCCAAGGCGCTCAAGTACGCGGCCAGGCTCCGCTTCCCCGCCGACACCACCGAGGCCGAGCGCGAGGCCCGGATTCACGAGGTGCTGGCCGAGCTGAAGCTCGACATCCACAAGGGCAAGAAGGTCAGCTCGCTCTCCGGCGGTCAGCGCAAGCGCGTCTCGGTGGCGCTGGAGCTGCTGACCAAGCCGTCGCTGATCTTCCTGGACGAGCCGACCTCCGGTCTGGACCCGGGCATGGACCGCGACGTCATGCAGCTGCTGCGGGGACTGGCGGACGACGGCCGCACGGTGCTCGTCGTCACCCACTCCGTGGCCGAGCTGGCGATCTGCGACAAGCTCCTCGTCATGGCGCCCGGCGGCGCGGTCGCCTACTTCGGCCCGCCGGAGGAAGCGCTCAACTTCTTCGGCTACGGCTCCTGGGCCGACGTCTTCTCCGCGTTCGAGAACTACCGCGACTACGACTGGGCGGGCCGCTGGCGCGGTTCGCAGCACTACCAGCTGTACGCCGCCGACCTCGACGCCGTCGCCGCCCAGCCCGCGCACATGCCGTCGCCGCAGCAGACCCGCCCGCCCAAGCCGCAGGGCTGGTCGACCCAGCTGTGGACACTGATGCGCCGGTACGTCTCGGTGATCGCGTCCGACAAGGGCTTCATGGGGCTGATGGTGATCCTGCCCGCGGTCATCGGGGTGGTGAGCGCCGTCATCCCGGCCGAGTTCGGCCTCGCGGCGCCCACTCCGCCGCACCGCTTCAACAGCAAGGCCGGGACGATCCTGCTGATCCTGACGGTCGGCATGTGCTTCTCCGGGTCCGCCAACTCCGTACGTGAACTGATCAAGGAACGCGTCATCTACGAACGCGAACGGGCCACCGGCCTGTCCCGCTCCGCCTATCTGATGTCGAAGGTGATCGTGCTCGGGGTGATCACGGCCATCCAGGGCGTGATCCTCTGCGGAATCGGCTTCGCCACCCGCGATCTGCCGGACGAGGGCCTGCTCATGCCCCCCGCCGTCGAGATGTGCGTGACCATCGGGGCGCTCGGTTTCACCTCGATGATGTTCGGCCTGGTCATCTCCTCGCTGGTGAAGACCTCCGAGAAGACCATGCCGCTGCTGGTCATGTTCGCGATCATCCAGGTCGTCTTCACCGGAGTGCTCTTCCAGGTGTACGCCTCGCCGGGACTGGAACAGTTCGCCTGGCTGATGCCGTCCCGCTGGGCGGTCGCCGGGGCCGGCACGACCCTGGACCTCGCCCGTCTGATGCCGCCGTGGGACACGGACAACCCGACCGACCTCGACCCGCTGTGGGAGCACTCCGTGGCCCAGTGGGGCACGGACCTCATGGCGCTGCTCGCCCTCGGGGCGGTCTGCGGCTTCGTCGTCGCCCGCCTGCTGCGCCGCCACGAGCCCGAGGTGATGCGCAAGTAG
- the serB gene encoding phosphoserine phosphatase SerB encodes MSASQSSQPSQSSELPESLQGTDAPTLLVKIFGKDRPGITAGLFDTLAAYSVDVIDIEQVVTRGRIVLCALVTAPTVGGTTEGDLRATVHSWAESLRLQAEIISGTGDNRPRGYGRSHVTVLGHPLTAESTAAIAARITSTGANIDRIFRLAKYPVTAVEFAVSGSATEDLRTALATEAAEIGVDVAVMSAGLSRRAQRLIVMDVDSTLIQDEVIELFAAHAGCEGRVAEVTERAMRGELDFEQSLHARVALLAGLDVSVVDKVRAEVRLTPGARTLIRTLKRLGYQVGVVSGGFTQVTDDLKERLGLDFASANTLEVVDGKLTGRVVGDIVDRAGKARLLRRFAAEAGVPLEQTVAIGDGANDLDMLNTAGLGVAFNAKPVVRQAAHTAVNVPFLDTVLYLLGITREEVESADGLID; translated from the coding sequence ATGAGCGCATCTCAGTCCTCTCAGCCGTCACAGTCTTCTGAGCTCCCTGAGTCCCTTCAGGGCACGGACGCACCCACTCTTCTCGTCAAGATCTTCGGCAAGGACCGTCCCGGCATCACCGCCGGTCTCTTCGACACACTCGCCGCCTACTCCGTCGACGTCATCGACATCGAGCAGGTCGTCACCCGGGGCCGTATCGTCCTGTGCGCGCTGGTCACCGCGCCGACCGTGGGTGGCACGACCGAGGGCGACCTCCGGGCGACCGTGCACAGCTGGGCCGAATCGCTGAGGCTCCAGGCCGAGATCATCTCGGGTACGGGGGACAACCGGCCGCGCGGATACGGCCGTTCGCACGTCACCGTGCTCGGCCACCCGCTCACCGCCGAGTCGACCGCCGCCATAGCGGCCAGGATCACCTCGACCGGCGCCAACATCGACCGGATCTTCCGGCTGGCGAAGTACCCCGTCACCGCCGTGGAGTTCGCGGTGTCGGGATCGGCGACCGAGGACCTGCGTACCGCTCTGGCCACCGAGGCCGCCGAGATCGGCGTCGACGTGGCCGTGATGTCCGCGGGGCTGAGCCGCCGGGCCCAGCGCCTGATCGTCATGGACGTCGACTCGACGCTCATCCAGGACGAGGTCATCGAGCTGTTCGCGGCCCACGCCGGCTGTGAGGGGCGGGTGGCCGAGGTGACCGAGCGGGCGATGCGCGGTGAGCTGGACTTCGAACAGTCGCTGCACGCGCGGGTGGCCCTGCTGGCGGGGCTCGACGTGTCGGTGGTGGACAAGGTGCGGGCGGAGGTGCGGCTGACGCCCGGTGCCCGCACCCTGATCCGCACGCTCAAGCGGCTCGGTTACCAAGTCGGCGTGGTGTCCGGTGGGTTCACCCAGGTCACGGACGACCTCAAGGAGCGTCTGGGGCTGGACTTCGCCTCCGCCAACACGCTGGAAGTGGTCGACGGCAAGCTCACCGGACGGGTCGTCGGTGACATCGTGGACCGGGCGGGGAAGGCCAGGCTGCTGCGGAGGTTCGCCGCCGAGGCGGGGGTGCCGCTGGAGCAGACGGTCGCGATCGGGGACGGGGCGAACGACCTGGACATGCTGAACACGGCGGGCCTCGGGGTCGCCTTCAACGCCAAGCCGGTGGTCCGTCAGGCCGCGCACACCGCGGTGAACGTCCCCTTCCTGGACACCGTGCTGTATCTGCTCGGCATCACCCGCGAGGAGGTCGAGTCGGCCGACGGCCTCATCGACTGA
- a CDS encoding histidine phosphatase family protein produces the protein MSADTPRRIVLLRHAKAEWSDQSDHERPLAERGRKDAPVAGRKLADSGVAFDLALCSTAVRTRETWKLAVQEMPQRPRTVYEERLYEASLGELIALINETPDEVRDLLVIGHNPGTHAVADALSGTAEGDLLARMTRDGFPTAAFAVVTFTGDWKNVEHGVGRLVDYWTPND, from the coding sequence ATGAGCGCCGATACACCACGCAGGATCGTTCTTCTCAGGCACGCGAAAGCGGAATGGTCCGACCAGTCCGACCATGAGCGACCGCTCGCCGAACGCGGCCGGAAGGACGCGCCCGTGGCGGGCCGCAAACTCGCCGACTCCGGTGTCGCCTTCGACCTCGCCCTGTGCTCGACCGCGGTCAGGACGCGCGAGACCTGGAAGCTGGCGGTGCAGGAGATGCCCCAGCGCCCCAGGACGGTGTACGAGGAGCGGCTGTACGAAGCCTCCCTCGGCGAGCTGATCGCCCTGATCAACGAGACGCCCGACGAGGTGCGCGACCTCCTCGTCATCGGCCACAACCCGGGAACCCACGCCGTGGCGGACGCCCTGTCGGGCACGGCCGAGGGCGATCTCCTGGCCCGGATGACCCGTGACGGCTTCCCGACCGCCGCGTTCGCCGTCGTCACGTTCACCGGGGACTGGAAGAACGTGGAGCACGGCGTGGGCAGGCTCGTCGACTACTGGACTCCGAACGACTGA
- a CDS encoding SGM_5486 family transporter-associated protein, whose protein sequence is MPVLDPHPQNGQKKLLAVLGAMLLITVVISVIASIASP, encoded by the coding sequence ATGCCAGTGCTCGATCCACACCCCCAGAACGGTCAGAAGAAGCTCCTCGCGGTCCTCGGAGCGATGCTTCTCATCACCGTGGTCATCAGCGTCATCGCCTCCATCGCCTCTCCCTGA
- a CDS encoding MFS transporter, giving the protein MPDDDTRTMSQHDRNPTTADLPDPAVPAPKPPAWMLRLVMVGLVLAALNLRPAITSLGSLLEEVRDGLHMSGSVAGVLTSVPPLCFAVFGVMAPRLARRFGPGAVVCAGMVAIATGLVIRPFIGGTAGFLAASALALMGIAVSNVLMPVIVKRWFPDRVGSMTGLYSMALAIGTSLAAAVTVPLTDALGGSWRAGLGIWAALAAVAILPWIPLVRQRSDTPGRPAPNDSTAPRLRITRSRTAWGLACFFGLQSTAAYITMGWMPQIFRDAGVSAGTAGALLAVIMAMGVPLAFVIPRVASRMRNQGPIVVVLGACGLAGYAGLYLAPTAGAWAWALLLGVSNCAFPLALTMIGMRSRSGPGVVQLSAFAQSTGYLISIPGPLLVGVLYQHSGGWGLPIALMAALMVPQIVAGVLAGRDRTIEDEC; this is encoded by the coding sequence ATGCCCGACGACGATACCCGGACCATGAGCCAGCACGACCGGAACCCCACGACCGCCGACCTTCCGGACCCGGCGGTCCCCGCCCCGAAGCCCCCCGCCTGGATGCTCCGGCTGGTGATGGTCGGGCTCGTCCTCGCCGCGCTCAACCTCCGCCCCGCCATCACCAGTCTCGGCTCGCTCCTCGAAGAGGTACGGGACGGACTGCACATGAGCGGCAGCGTCGCGGGGGTCCTCACCTCCGTACCCCCGCTCTGCTTCGCGGTCTTCGGGGTGATGGCCCCGCGCCTGGCCCGCCGCTTCGGCCCCGGCGCGGTCGTCTGCGCCGGCATGGTGGCCATCGCGACCGGACTGGTGATACGCCCCTTCATCGGCGGCACCGCCGGCTTCCTCGCCGCCAGCGCGCTCGCCCTCATGGGCATCGCCGTCAGCAACGTCCTGATGCCGGTGATCGTCAAGCGCTGGTTCCCGGACCGGGTCGGCAGCATGACCGGCCTCTACTCCATGGCCCTGGCCATCGGCACCTCGCTCGCCGCGGCCGTCACGGTCCCGCTCACCGACGCGCTCGGCGGCAGCTGGAGGGCCGGCCTGGGCATCTGGGCCGCGCTCGCGGCGGTCGCGATCCTGCCCTGGATTCCCCTGGTGCGGCAGCGGAGCGACACCCCGGGACGGCCCGCGCCCAACGACAGCACGGCCCCCCGGCTCCGCATCACCCGCAGCCGCACGGCCTGGGGCCTCGCCTGCTTCTTCGGCCTCCAGTCCACCGCCGCGTACATCACCATGGGCTGGATGCCGCAGATCTTCCGCGACGCCGGAGTCTCGGCGGGCACGGCCGGCGCGCTGCTCGCGGTCATCATGGCGATGGGCGTACCGCTCGCCTTCGTCATCCCCCGGGTCGCCTCCCGCATGAGGAACCAGGGGCCGATCGTCGTCGTGCTCGGCGCCTGCGGGCTCGCCGGATACGCGGGCCTCTACCTGGCCCCGACCGCCGGCGCCTGGGCCTGGGCCCTGCTGCTCGGCGTCTCCAACTGTGCCTTCCCGCTGGCCCTCACCATGATCGGCATGCGGTCGCGCAGCGGTCCCGGAGTCGTCCAGCTGTCGGCGTTCGCCCAGTCCACCGGCTATCTGATCTCGATCCCGGGTCCGCTCCTGGTCGGTGTGCTGTACCAGCACAGCGGTGGCTGGGGACTGCCGATCGCCCTGATGGCGGCCCTGATGGTGCCGCAGATCGTGGCGGGCGTTCTCGCCGGGCGGGACCGGACCATCGAGGACGAGTGCTGA
- a CDS encoding FadR/GntR family transcriptional regulator encodes MTLTSPRRSALADQVIAQLRTEITSGEWPVGSRIPTEPELVEQLGVARNTVREAVRALAHNGLLDIRQGSGTYVVATSELAGVMHRRFTAADPLHVAELRSTLESSAARLAAARRTDRDLKQLDALMARREETWAAGDAEAFVAADSTLHLAVVAASHNDVLTGLYADLGDLLRHCLRDNVGPELRPEAHMDHHRLIEAIRAGDAETAASEAASHALSCLLERS; translated from the coding sequence ATGACGCTGACGTCTCCACGGCGTTCGGCCCTCGCCGACCAGGTGATCGCCCAGCTGAGAACGGAGATCACCTCCGGCGAGTGGCCCGTGGGCTCCCGCATCCCGACCGAACCCGAGCTGGTCGAGCAGCTCGGGGTGGCGCGCAACACCGTGCGGGAAGCGGTCCGCGCGCTGGCGCACAACGGGCTGCTGGACATCAGACAGGGGTCCGGGACCTATGTCGTCGCCACCAGTGAACTGGCCGGTGTGATGCACCGCCGCTTCACCGCCGCCGACCCGCTCCACGTCGCCGAGCTTCGGTCGACGCTGGAGTCCTCGGCGGCGCGCCTGGCCGCCGCCCGGCGGACCGACCGGGACCTGAAGCAGCTGGACGCGCTGATGGCACGCCGGGAGGAGACCTGGGCGGCGGGCGACGCGGAGGCGTTCGTGGCCGCCGACTCGACTCTGCACCTGGCCGTGGTGGCCGCCTCGCACAACGACGTACTGACCGGGCTGTACGCGGACCTGGGCGATCTGCTGCGCCACTGCCTGCGGGACAATGTGGGTCCCGAGCTGCGGCCGGAGGCGCACATGGACCACCACCGACTGATCGAGGCGATCCGGGCCGGGGACGCGGAGACGGCGGCCTCCGAGGCCGCGAGCCACGCGCTCAGCTGCCTGCTTGAGCGGAGCTGA
- the fabI gene encoding enoyl-ACP reductase FabI, with product MSGILDGKRILITGVLMESSIAFHAAKVAQEQGAEIILTAFPRPTLTERVARKLPKPAKVIELDVTDTEHLDRLAELVRAELGSLDGVVHSIGFAPQDALGGNFLNTPFESVATAMHVSAFSLKSLTMACLPLMSEGGSVVGLTFDAQFAWPQYDWMGPAKAALESTSRYLARDLGKQGIRCNLVSAGPLRSMAAKSIPGFSELAAVWDTRSPLPWDMTDFEPAGLGVVALLSDFFPRTTGEIVHVDGGVHMMGA from the coding sequence ATGAGTGGAATTCTCGACGGCAAGCGCATCCTCATCACCGGGGTGCTGATGGAGTCGTCCATCGCCTTCCACGCCGCGAAGGTGGCCCAGGAGCAGGGCGCCGAAATCATCCTGACCGCGTTCCCGCGGCCGACGCTGACCGAGCGCGTCGCGAGGAAGCTGCCCAAGCCGGCCAAGGTCATCGAGCTGGACGTGACCGACACCGAGCACCTGGACCGGCTCGCCGAACTGGTCCGTGCCGAGCTGGGTTCCCTCGACGGGGTCGTCCACTCCATCGGTTTCGCGCCGCAGGACGCCCTCGGCGGCAACTTCCTCAACACGCCGTTCGAGTCCGTCGCCACGGCGATGCACGTCTCGGCGTTCTCGCTGAAGTCGCTCACCATGGCCTGTCTGCCGCTGATGAGCGAGGGCGGTTCGGTCGTCGGGCTGACCTTCGACGCCCAGTTCGCCTGGCCCCAGTACGACTGGATGGGCCCGGCCAAGGCCGCGCTGGAGTCCACCTCCCGTTACCTCGCCCGTGACCTGGGCAAGCAGGGCATCCGCTGCAACCTGGTGTCGGCGGGGCCGCTGCGTTCCATGGCCGCCAAGTCCATCCCCGGCTTCTCCGAGCTGGCGGCGGTCTGGGACACCCGTTCTCCGTTGCCGTGGGACATGACCGACTTCGAGCCGGCCGGCCTCGGGGTCGTCGCGCTCCTCTCGGACTTCTTCCCCAGGACGACGGGCGAGATCGTCCATGTCGACGGCGGCGTGCACATGATGGGCGCCTGA